The following proteins are co-located in the Dromiciops gliroides isolate mDroGli1 chromosome 2, mDroGli1.pri, whole genome shotgun sequence genome:
- the MED7 gene encoding mediator of RNA polymerase II transcription subunit 7 isoform X1 — protein MVLEKLQASVKQCPPVNIGTKPKQAASSKVQQHPVKTSSSPRSVEGAQKRTDQHAFGEVLGSFKMGEPQQVSALPPPPMQYIKEYTDENIRKGLAPKPPPPIKDSYMMFGNQFQCDDLIIRPLESQGIERLHPMQFDHKKELRKLNMSILINFLDLLDILIRSPGSIKREEKLEDLKLLFVHVHHLINEYRPHQARETLRVMMEVQKRQRLETAERFQKHLERVIEMIQNCLASLPDDLPHTEGGMRLKTEPMDTDDSKNCVGQNEHRENSSHRRDQIIEKDAALCILIDEMNERP, from the exons GTGCTGGAGAAACTGCAAGCTTCAGTTAAGCAGTGTCCACCAGTGAACATCGGAACAAAGCCCAAACAAGCAGCATCCAGCAAAGTCCAACAGCATCCAGTAAAGACTTCTTCAAGCCCAAGATCAGTGGAAGGAGCACAAAAACGAACAGATCAGCATGCTTTTGGAGAG GTACTTGGATCTTTCAAAATGGGTGAACCTCAGCAAGTAAGTGCACTCCCTCCACCACCAATGCAGTACATCAAGGAATATACAGATGAAAACATCCGGAAAGGTCTAGCTCCTAAGCCTCCACCTCCAATAAAAGACAGTTATATGATGTTTGGCAATCAGTTCCAGTGTGATGACCTCATCATCCGCCCTTTGGAAAGTCAGGGCATTGAACGACTTCATCCTATGCAGTTTGATCAtaagaaagaattaagaaaactCAATATGTCTATCCTTATTAACTTTTTAGATCTTTTAGATATCTTGATTAGGAGTCCTGGAAGCATAAAACGTGAGGAAAAGTTGGAAGACCTAAAGCTGCTTTTTGTCCATGTGCATCATCTCATAAATGAATATCGACCCCACCAAGCAAGGGAGACACTCAGAGTTATGATGGAGGTGCAGAAAAGGCAACGCCTTGAAACAGCTGAAAGGTTTCAGAAGCACCTGGAACGAGTTATTGAAATGATCCAGAACTGTCTGGCTTCTTTGCCTGATGATTTGCCCCATACAGAAGGAGGAATGAGGTTAAAAACAGAGCCTATGGATACTGATGACAGCAAAAATTGTGTTGGACAAAATGAACATCGAGAGAATTCTAGTCACAGAAGAGACCAGATTATAGAGAAAGATGCTGCTTTGTGTATCTTAATtgatgaaatgaatgaaaggccatga
- the MED7 gene encoding mediator of RNA polymerase II transcription subunit 7 isoform X2, producing MGEPQQVSALPPPPMQYIKEYTDENIRKGLAPKPPPPIKDSYMMFGNQFQCDDLIIRPLESQGIERLHPMQFDHKKELRKLNMSILINFLDLLDILIRSPGSIKREEKLEDLKLLFVHVHHLINEYRPHQARETLRVMMEVQKRQRLETAERFQKHLERVIEMIQNCLASLPDDLPHTEGGMRLKTEPMDTDDSKNCVGQNEHRENSSHRRDQIIEKDAALCILIDEMNERP from the coding sequence ATGGGTGAACCTCAGCAAGTAAGTGCACTCCCTCCACCACCAATGCAGTACATCAAGGAATATACAGATGAAAACATCCGGAAAGGTCTAGCTCCTAAGCCTCCACCTCCAATAAAAGACAGTTATATGATGTTTGGCAATCAGTTCCAGTGTGATGACCTCATCATCCGCCCTTTGGAAAGTCAGGGCATTGAACGACTTCATCCTATGCAGTTTGATCAtaagaaagaattaagaaaactCAATATGTCTATCCTTATTAACTTTTTAGATCTTTTAGATATCTTGATTAGGAGTCCTGGAAGCATAAAACGTGAGGAAAAGTTGGAAGACCTAAAGCTGCTTTTTGTCCATGTGCATCATCTCATAAATGAATATCGACCCCACCAAGCAAGGGAGACACTCAGAGTTATGATGGAGGTGCAGAAAAGGCAACGCCTTGAAACAGCTGAAAGGTTTCAGAAGCACCTGGAACGAGTTATTGAAATGATCCAGAACTGTCTGGCTTCTTTGCCTGATGATTTGCCCCATACAGAAGGAGGAATGAGGTTAAAAACAGAGCCTATGGATACTGATGACAGCAAAAATTGTGTTGGACAAAATGAACATCGAGAGAATTCTAGTCACAGAAGAGACCAGATTATAGAGAAAGATGCTGCTTTGTGTATCTTAATtgatgaaatgaatgaaaggccatga